Proteins encoded by one window of Panicum virgatum strain AP13 chromosome 7N, P.virgatum_v5, whole genome shotgun sequence:
- the LOC120683192 gene encoding protein NOI4-like, producing the protein MAAPDKPGRPLPKFGEWDVKNPATAEGFTVIFQKARDDKKTSGPGHMQAGIPPAFRADHGGAGDGGHRSGGSHQDNTPPKRVKRKWAFCGC; encoded by the exons atggcggcgccg GACAAGCCGGGGCGGCCGCTGCCCAAGTTCGGGGAGTGGGACGTGAAGAACCCGGCGACGGCCGAGGGCTTCACCGTCATATTCCAGAAAGCCCGCGACGACAAGAAGACGTCCGGCCCCGGGCACATGCAGGCGGGCATACCGCCGGCCTTCAGGGccgaccacggcggcgccggcgacggcgggcacAGGTCCGGCGGCAGCCACCAGGACAACACGCCGCCCAAGCGCGTCAAG AGGAAGTGGGCCTTCTGTGGCTGCTGA